The Poecile atricapillus isolate bPoeAtr1 chromosome 36, bPoeAtr1.hap1, whole genome shotgun sequence sequence tggtcacagcagcctcttCCATCTGGAAGCTCCACATGGAGAGGGAGTCCCCAGCTCTCTTCTTGGCACAACTTGCAGGAGTCCAGGGCTGCCATCTCAAGTCCCTGCTGGCAttgagggctcccaggtgcctcaggctgctgtgacaccgctgcacagggagggaagagtggcaggggctgtgctgaaagtcagctccatctgctgttggtgctgctggtgctggtggtgtttctggtgctggtggtgcctcTGCTGGTGCTGCggctggtgatgctgctgctgctggtactgctggtagtggtgctggtgctgctggtgctgatgctgctggtgctgctggttgtagtgctgctgctgctgctggtactgctgctgctgccagtgctggttgtagtgctggtgctgctggtggtggtgctggtgctggtattgctggttctgctgctggtgctggtgctggtgcagcttctgctgctactgctactgctgctgctgctggcagtggtggtgctggtgctggtattgctggttctgctggtggcgatgctggtggtgctgctgctgctggtactgctggtgcagctggtgctgccgctgctggtggtggtgctggtactggtgattctgctgctggtgctggtactctgctgctgctgctgctgctggcggtggtggtggtggtgctggtgctggtactgctggttttgctggttctgctggttctgctggtgctctgctgctgctgctggcggtggcggtgctggtgctggtactgctggttctgctgctggtactgctggttctgctgctggtactgctggttctgctgctggtgctggtgctactgctgctggtgctgatgctgctggcggtggtggtgctggtgctggtgctggtactgctggttctgctggttctgctgctggtgctggtgctctgctgctgctgctggcggtggcggtgctggtgctggtactgctggttctgctgctggtactgctggttctgctgctgctgctggtgctggtgcagcttttgctgctactgctgctgctgctggcggtggtggtgctggtgctggtattgctggttctgctggtggtgatgctggtactgctggtgcagctggtgctgccgctgctggtggtggtgctggtactgctggttctgctgctggtgctgctgttctgctgctgctgctgctgctggtggtggtggtggtggtgctggtactggtggttctgctgctggtgctggtgctctgctgctgctgctggcggtggtggtggtgctggtgctggtactgctggttctgctggttctgctgctggtgctggtgctccggtgctgctggtgctgttgctgctggtcCTGGTGCTGATGCTGCAATCATTtgtccagccctgccccagacTGAGGGATGAGATCCAGGCACTACTGCTGCTCCCtcgggaccagccccagtttggttgttgctggcagtgccagcagaagccgtggctggagcagcaggtgctgacagtgccccaaggcccggggctggaggggtccctgggctggggctgggagggagctgccccttgttctccctctgcctcacacagagctgggccgggcacaagtggggcagcagagccaacagggagcctgcgagtctcttccagctgtgcctgctcagactttggccttggagcttcaggtggacaaaggcagctgctctggtcccTCTGCGTGTGCTCgtgttcagcactgctgctccatcagtctgtgcccagcaacggggaaaagcctcagccctgcagggcggggagctgccgggctctgcctgagcagctcagccagcgggaagggagctgctccacacgggAACCAGGAGCAAAGGACATGCCTTTTTTACagcatgttttctgttttaaagaagaaaagagaggaaatagaaaaaaaaactactgtaaaatatgaaagataaaaacagaacccaagtgtgcagtgaaaaatcttctataactTTGAATTAAGTGGTAATTGGTCTTTTGAAACATAAAACTCAGTTATTTACTTTGTAAATGTGCTGTTGGCATGATGCATCTTACTGGCCTCAGTAACCATTCTTAAAAAGCTTTTGGGGTTTGATTCCATTATTGTTTAAATTGTGGTGAAATTGGTGTGAAGGAATACGAAAATGCTTTGCGCCTTGCcagctccaagcagcactgggaatctAAACTCTGTCAAACCCCAAATTCTCTACAAGATGCCCTTCCTTCTCACCCTGTGAATGAACTGCACATTCCCTTTCAAACCTTCAAGGTTTCTTAAAGATGCAAAGTCCCACTTACAGCTTTTTGCTCTGGTTTGGAACTGCAGAAGGGCAATTCTTCATCCATCAGCTCCAGACTGCACTGCCtcaggaacacagcagtggcattctaaaggaggaagaaagtgCAATTGCACAATTCcagccaaaaagaaaggaagagtggGACACAGAAAACATCCTGTGCAGATCCAGGCATTCAGCTGGGACTGGGGAGAGTTTGGCTTCTTGCCAATTGGATGTGTGTCCCTAACTGCAATCTCTTGGCCTGCACGAGAGTCTCACTcacctgcaaaagcagaaagctcagGCGGTGTGCTGGGAACAGGCTCCTCTGATGCAAAGCTGTCAGAGCAATGTGAGGGCAGAGcgagcccagctgtgcctggggctgagcccagcagagccctggcagagcccagagcagcctcagcatccgcagagcccggctgcaaggagagaaaccAGAAACCACCCGTCAGCtcaaggctcctgtccccttgtcccagccacccacggtgcccaggccatgctggccgtgctcagagctgggcccaaagctgcccatcactgctgcctttgggagcagagcaggagggcaggacatgtgcccagcctgcagccagccacggcagatccagcccctcagcagctgcccagagacaCAAAGCAGACTGGCAGCCGACTGAAGAATTGGTTGCATCAACCTCAGCAAAGGGGGGAGCCGGCCAAGCTGTGCCATACCCagatctgggagcatcccctggCTGTGGACTCACCTGCAAATTGGGCGTGGAGTGTGtctttgaagaaggtgccagaatcaaagttGATCATCTTCAGCTGGCCACGTGGATGAAGACATTGTCATCCTTGCGGTTGTCTTTGGTGTCTCccgcagcagccccacctggtacagcttctccaggggctccttctccttccctagGGGCCAGACCAGGCTGTCAGTGCTCTGCCCAGGGACCCAGCCATCAGTGAACCagacaagcaaaaccaggggGGATGGTGGCCACCAGTGCTTGCCACACCAGgtctccagctcagctccagcccaagAGCTGCATGTTCCCTTCTGATGACCCCTGCTCAGAGctacaggcaggacaaaaacaGTCTGCTTTGCTCTGCCACTGATTGCCAAGAGATGGGTGGAGTTGTTACCTGCCAGGCCCCTGGATCCAACTGTGCACATAGATCTCTCGCATCTTCTAGGGCAGATGAACACCCTGAATCCAAGGATCTTGGCAGAGATCTTCTAAGGATGGCCTGTCCAAGGGTTGCATGGACAAACATCTCTTAATTACATCTTGGCACTCTGAAGAGAGAAACCAGGAATCACCGGTCACTTGGAGAAGTTGACCCCCGTTCctgtgcccaggccatgctgggtgtgcccagagctgggcctaaacttcCCCATGGACTCCCTgtttgcaggagagcaggacatgtgccacctcctcagcagttGCCAGAGGGGGATGCTCATGAGCCcactgctgtctcccaacactggtgttccccccgtgcccagagatgaggatccaccttgggagagccgtcGTGGGAAGATGATCTGCCCCCAGACGATCTGCTGGCCCTTCCTGAATGGGTGCTTCCCTGTCACCAGCTGGTACAGCAGGAgccccagggaccagatggttGCTGCCTGGCCGTGGTAGCATCGCTGGTAGAACCACTCTGGTGGGCTGTAGGACAGGGTTCCTGTGGAACACAGACagagctcatcagggggatgctgctgctcccagagactcaccccagcatccctgggcatgtgggggctgccccagaggcacatggggtgacctgctgcgCTCTCACCAGCACCTGGCACTTGTGTACAAACCTGAGCTTGCAAAtgaagccactgctgctggaagagggaAGCAGAAGCACTGGGGAGGCCCAACCATGACCCACAAAAGGAAAATCCACCCAGTGGTAGAGAAAACCcactctcctccctgcctgcatggCCTCCAAAAAATTGTTAATAAGCCAGGGCAAATTTGGGGAGCAGAGGAGTTCAAGCCCTTCCTTGCTGGCACACCAAACGGGGTCAGACACTCCCATCTCTGCTACCCCCATGGGGGTTTTTGTCAggctgcctgccccagccccagcccagggcataGTGGGTGCTGAAGGctgtcagcagggctgggagctggccccTCTCACACCCCTACCCAAATCAACTTGGCTCAAGTATtaatcccatccctgcagcaacAGGGGGAAGCCCCGGTGCCACACCCACGCTGGACCAAGAGATGcccaggagcatcccctgcaagggctcacctgcaaatcGGGTGTAGGCTGTGTCTTGGAGGAAGGTGCCACAGCCAAAGTCAATCAGTTTCACTTGCCCCGTGGCCAGGTCCAGCAGGATGTTTTCGGGCTTGATGTCTctgtgcaggaccccgcagctggtgcagtgctgcaCGGCCTCCAGCACCTGGCAAAACAGCCCCCGCGCCTCCTCCTCCGGCAGGAACCTCCGCTCTGCCAGCAAACGCGAGAGGTCCTGGCACCACTGCGGAcgctccagcaccagcaagaagCTGTCGGGcagctcaagccactccaggAGCTGAatcactgcagcacagccagaggacACCTTGTCCATCAGCACAATCTCCAGGGGCGCACGTGTACCGtcgggctgggggagaagcaCGGTGccgtcagtggggctgagcccgtgccagggctctgtgacccctcagccagcccgggatgctctgcaCGCCCCGCTGGCCCCACGCCCGCTCTCCCCGCAGGGCTCCCGGCGGCTCCTACCCTGCCGGAccccggctcatccccgcccggcacgccccggcttctgccgctggccccgctcactcaccagctcgccccagcGCCGGATGCGATCCCGCggcacctttttgatggccacctgcgAGCAAGGGGCAGCAGAAGGTTGAGCTCGATGCCCGCCCGCAGCGGCCCCGCCTtctcctccgccccctcctcctcctccttctccgcccgccgccggccccgctgCTCACCGGGGCACCGTCCGAGAGCCTCGTGGCTGCGAAGACGCTGCCGAATCCG is a genomic window containing:
- the LOC131590987 gene encoding serine/threonine-protein kinase pim-1-like is translated as MPPARPWPRPRPRPRRRRRPRASRLSLALARLRPSWRWRFWAGLSAWGWGGNAHKGPKEWYRVGSLLGRGGFGSVFAATRLSDGAPVAIKKVPRDRIRRWGELPDGTRAPLEIVLMDKVSSGCAAVIQLLEWLELPDSFLLVLERPQWCQDLSRLLAERRFLPEEEARGLFCQVLEAVQHCTSCGVLHRDIKPENILLDLATGQVKLIDFGCGTFLQDTAYTRFAGTLSYSPPEWFYQRCYHGQAATIWSLGLLLYQLVTGKHPFRKGQQIVWGQIIFPRRLSQECQDVIKRCLSMQPLDRPSLEDLCQDPWIQGVHLP